From a single Lewinella sp. LCG006 genomic region:
- a CDS encoding RNA polymerase sigma factor — protein sequence MTEEQLIAACQQQEPLAQRRLYEMHAPKMLGVCRRYLSRIEDAEDVLVEGFCKVFQNLDQYTGKGSFEGWIRRIMVNEALMFLRKKHALRNAYEIQEHLDLRSDQNVVAELAAQDILFLLDQLPTGYRTVFNLYVLEGFKHREIAEELGISINTSKSQLILAKKRLQELLLDVNYPGVRDRMKGTAG from the coding sequence GTGACAGAAGAACAACTTATAGCAGCTTGCCAACAGCAGGAACCTCTGGCGCAACGTCGTTTGTACGAAATGCATGCGCCGAAGATGCTGGGGGTATGTCGGAGGTACCTCTCCCGGATAGAGGATGCTGAAGATGTGCTGGTAGAAGGCTTTTGTAAGGTGTTTCAAAATCTGGATCAGTATACTGGTAAAGGAAGTTTTGAAGGTTGGATTCGCAGAATCATGGTCAATGAAGCCTTGATGTTTTTACGTAAGAAGCACGCTTTGCGCAACGCTTACGAAATACAGGAACACCTCGATCTTCGATCTGATCAGAATGTAGTGGCGGAACTGGCAGCGCAGGATATCTTGTTTTTACTAGATCAATTGCCAACTGGTTACCGTACGGTTTTCAACCTGTATGTTTTGGAAGGGTTCAAGCACCGTGAGATTGCGGAAGAACTTGGTATCAGCATCAATACTTCTAAATCACAGCTCATTTTAGCGAAAAAACGCTTGCAAGAATTATTACTGGATGTTAATTATCCCGGTGTACGTGATCGAATGAAAGGTACTGCCGGGTAA